The following nucleotide sequence is from Pasteurella multocida.
TAAAAGACAAACCTTACGCGCCGAAAGGCAAAGATTGGGACGAGGCTGTTGCCTATTGGCAAACATTGCATAGCGATGAAGCGGCTGAATTTGATACCGTTGTCACGCTAGAAGCCAGTGAAATCGAACCACAAGTGACTTGGGGTACCAACCCAGGACAAGTGATTGGTATTAATCAGCCGATCCCAAATCCAGCGGAAATGTCAGATCCGATTGAGCGTCAATCTGCTGAAAAAGCCTTAGCCTACATGGATTTACCGCACAGCATTAAATTGACCGATGTCACCATTGATAAAGTCTTTATTGGTTCTTGCACAAACTCTCGTATTGAAGATTTGCGTGCAGCAGCAGCGATCGCCAAAGGACGCAAAGTGGCAGACGGCGTACAAGCCTTGGTCGTACCGGGTTCAGGTTTAGTGCGAGAACAAGCCGAGAAAGAAGGCTTAGATAAAATCTTTATTGAAGCCGGTTTTGAATGGCGTTTACCGGGTTGTTCTATGTGTTTAGCCATGAATAACGACCGCTTAGCCCCAGGTGAACGTTGCGCCTCCACCAGTAACCGTAACTTTGAGGGGCGTCAAGGTCGTGGTGGACGCACCCATTTAGTCAGTCCTGCGATGGCCGCCGCCGCTGCCGTTTATGGCAAATTTGTCGACATCCGTAACTTGGAATTACATTAACCACATTCCCCTCTTAAACCCAGAGGGGAAAACAGAAAAACTGTTTTAAAACTAACCGCACTTTATTGATAATGCTCAGACAAAGCGCCCCTTCGATTTTGCCTGAGTGTAAGAAAATTTTCTTTAAACGAAGAAAAGCAAAATCGCAGGTACGGTACATAACAGAATCAACATGTAAGAGAGAAATCACATGCCTAAAGAATTTAAACAACACACGGGTATCGCCGTTCCCCTTGATGCCTCAAACGTGGATACCGATGCTATTATCCCAAAACAGTTCTTACAAAAAGTCACTCGTATTGGTTTTGGTCAACACTTATTCCATGAATGGCGCTTTTTAGATGATGAAGGAAAACAACCCAACCCAGACTTCGTGTTAAACTACCCACGTTATCAAGGTGCCAGTATTTTATTAGCCCGTGAGAATTTTGGTTGTGGTTCCTCTCGCGAACACGCGCCTTGGGCGCTCGATGATTATGGTATTCGTGTGATTATTGCACCCAGTTTTGCTGATATTTTTTATGGCAATAGCTTAAATAATCAGATGTTACCAATTCGCCTTAGCGATGAAGAAGTGGAAGAATTGTTCCAGTTTGTCAATGCTAACGAAGGTGCAACCATTACGGTGGATCTAGAAACACAAAAAGTCAGCGCGAATAACAAAGTCTATTCCTTTGAAATCGACCCTTTTCGTCGCCATTGTTTGTTAAATGGGTTAGACAATATCGGACTAACCTTGCAACATGAAGCAAAAATCGCAGAATACGAAAGCAACATCCCTGCTTTCTTACGCTAAATATGTTCAAGAGATGAAACAATCATCTCTTGAGCTTTTTCCCACCCATTCATATTATTTTTCCTTGTTATTTTATGTACAAAATAAATACCTAAAGGTTTTGCTATTTTCAATAACCAGGAAGATGTTTTTTCACGTAAAAAACATGTCCTCTTCTCAATAAAAAGCAAAATAGACCAAAAAAACGAACATAATAGCACCATTTATACAATGGATATGTTGTTGTATTTATTATGAATAAGCTATTTACTCTCTGTACAAAATTGTGTCAAAATAAAAATGGTTTTTAACATTTTTCGTAAAAAATAATAATGAGAAAAATATATGCATAAGCGAGTAGTCGATTTTATTAAGAAACAATACTTATTTACTCTTGCCTGTACAGAAAATAATCTCCCTTGGGCAAATGCCTTTTATTATGTTTTCGACGAAAAAGAAAATAGATTAATTTATATTACAGGTGATCAAACTCATCATGCGAAAGTGCTTCGCAATAACTCGCGTGTTGCAGGTACCATTTTTGTTCCCACAAAATTTGTCCCCTCTCTACAAGGTGTACAATTTACAGGTCGCTCGAGTCAATTATTTTCAACACAAGCAGAACAAGCCCGTGCTTTATATAAAACTGAATATTCACATCACTTAATTGATCAACTCACGGTTTGGCAAGTTGAACTGGAGTATGTTCGTTTAGTGGATAATTCACTCGGCTTATTTAGTACGATAGAATGGCGTAAAGGGCAAGTAGCGGAAGAAACAGACCACTATGCCTAAAACGTGCAATACAAATAGGTTAATGTAGCTGTAATTGGCGACGAATTTTGCGTAAAAGTAAAAAGACCCACGGCCATAACAGCCCGCTCGCCAATGCGCCATAACTTTCTTGCCAATTAAATGATGCGCTATGCAAAAGTAATTCAATGAGAAAAATACTGAAGCGAATCGAGAAAACAAAGATAATGACCAACAAGCTTTGCATCCAGAGCGATAGATTACGTAGGACTAAATGATTAAGCGCGACTAAATAGGTAAAAAGCGATAAGACTAACGCATGTACCCCTAAAATAGAACCAAGCACTAAGTCCCAAATCACCCCAAGCACAAACGCCGATCCTATACTCACTTTATTTGGCAGCGCAAGTGTCCAATAGAGCAAAACCAGTACTAACCACGCCGGCTTAAAATTTTGGAAGTCCGTTGGCCAAGGGGCAATTTCCATCACTAACGCCACAATAAAAGTACAAATCAAAATTAGCCATTGTAGGATAAAACGCTTTTGCATTACGGTTCCTCTCTCGACGGTGATTCTGTTACCGTCGGTAATGGATGATTTTCAGCAGGATTTTCCAATACTGGACTCGGCTCGTCTGCTTCCACAGGATTGTTGTCGTTTTCTTCTTTAACCAACGTTTTTGTTACCTTACCTGCTTCTACGCCCTGATTTTCCAAACGTTGTTGTACAGTACGTCGAATATCTGCAGGTGAAATAGACTGGACTTTGCGCATCTCTTCATTCGTCGGCCATAAAAGCAAAACATAGCGTAAACGTTCAATCGAAGCTAATGGCTTTGCTGTTACAGTAGCAAAATAATTTTGCCCATCACGTGATACGGATTCCACAATGGCAACAGGATAACCTTCTAAAAAACGCCCACCTAATCCAGAAGTGACTAATAAATCCCCTTTGACAATATCGACCGAACGCGGCACATGATCTAAACTCAGTTCATCATTCCGTCCTGTTCCACTAGCAATCAAACGGACATCATTACGTAGTACTTGTACTGGAATAGAATGAGTCACATCTGTCAATAGAAGAACGCGACTCGTATTTTCACCAACGGAGATAAGTTGCCCAACAATACCCTTTTCATCAATAATCGGCTGCCCGACATAAGCACCGTCACGTTGTCCTTGGTTAATCACGACTTGCTTACGATACACATCAGTTTCTGCCGTTAAAACTTCAGCAATTTTTTTATACTCATCTGTACGTAGAGGGGAATTAAGCAATAAGCGCAGGCGTTGATTTTCTACTTTGAGTTGATCTAACAACAATAAATCTGCATTTTTTTCACGCAGTTGATCACGCAAAACTCGGTTTTCAATTTGCAATTTATTGGTATCAACCAAATTATCTGAAACCCCATCCAATACCGTTCTCGGTGTATTGGCAAGATAATACAGCCCGCCTACTGCGGTTTCCATAATACTGCGTGCTTTAATCATCGCATTGGATTGACCGTCCGAAACAATCAATGCAATGGATGCTAAAATCGCCAGAATTAAGCGAAGACCTAAAGGAGGTGCTTTTCCAAAAATAGGTTTCATATACGAATTAGGCTAGCCTTGTCAGCAATAAAAGAGAAGTAAAAGTGCGGTCTAATATCACCGCACTTTTAAATCATATTAGATATCGTCACTAAAAATATCACCACCGTGCATATCGATCATCTCTAATGCCTCGCCACCACCACGGGCAACACAGGTTAAAGGATCATCGGCGATGATAACCGGCACACCGGTTTCTTTTGACAGTAAAACATCAATATTACGAATAAGGGCACCGCCACCAGTTAAGACCATGCCACGTTCAAAAATATCCGCAGCATGTTCTGGTTGACACTCTTCCAAGGCCGTGCGCACTGCCGCAACAATGCCATTTAACGGGGCTTGAATAGCTTCTAACACATCACGTGAGGTGAGTTTGAAAGAACGCGGCGCACCTTCTGCTAAGTTATGACCATGCACTTCAATTTCACGGACTTCATCGCCTTCTTGAATAAACGCACTACCAATCTCTTGTTTGATACGCTCTGCTGTCGGTTCCCCAATAATTGAACCGAACGTCTTGCGTACATAAGAAATAATCGCCTCATCAAAACGATCACCACCAATGCGGACTGAAGAGGAATACACAATGCCATTTAAAGAAATCACCGCAACTTCCGTCGTACCACCACCGATATCGATCACCATCGAACCTGTGGCAGTCGAAACAGGTAATTTAGCACCAATCGCTGCCGCCATCGGTTCCTCAATCAAGTACACCTCGCGTGCCCCAGCACCAATGGCAGATTCTTTGATTGCACGTCGTTCGACTTGCGTAGCTCCCGCAGGTACACAAACTAAGACACGTGGACTTGGACGCATAAAATTGCTGCTGTGCACTTGTTTAATAAAATATTGCAACATTTTTTCTGTCACAAAGAAATCTGCGATCACCCCATCTTTCATAGGACGAATCGCTGCAATGCTTTTCGGTGTACGGCCTAACATTAATTTGGCATCACGACCAACCGCAGCAATGCTTTTTAATGCACCTGAACGTTCTTGGCGAATCGCCACAACAGAAGGTTCATCTAAAACAATCCCTTGTCCTTTGACATAAATTAAGGTATTCGCTGTGCCAAGATCGATGGACAGATCATTTGAAAATAAGCCTCGAATTTTTTTAAATAACATAAGAATTCCGCTGAACTAAATTAAATAATGGACACTCTGATTTGAGTATTGAAAAATTGTGCTAAATGTATCAAAAAATGTACCTTTATAACAGAGAATTTTCTGTAAATTGTCGAAATTTGCTTTGTCTTTACGCTTTCATGCACGACAAATCCCGCGAGTACAGATTGTTTCAGTCACGAACAGGTTTTTTACTTGCTTTCAACAAATCAGAGTGTCAAACTTGAGGTCATTAAACGAATGCGTATTTCCATTCTCAAAGGGAGTCATTATGGCAAAAATCAAAAACAATCCACATTTGCAAGATCCAAACTATCAAGAAGAACTCGCAAAATATGAGAACCCGATCCCAAGTCGCGAATTTATTCTTGATACAATTCGTCAACATAATGCACCTATCTCAAAAGAAGAATTACTGACCACATTTGCTATTCAAAATGAAGAACAACAAGAAGCCATGCGCCGTCGCTTAAGAGCGATGGAAAATGACGGACAATTGGTTTTCACTAAACGTAAACGCTACGCTTTACCGGAAAAACTGGATTTATTAAAAGGGACCGTATTAGGTCATCGTGATGGTTATGGTTTTTTACAAGTCGAAGGTAAAGACAGCGATTGGTTTATACCCAACAGCCAAATGCAGCGAGTAATGCACGGTGACTATGTCCTCGCCCAACCTAGCGGTTTTGACCGTCGTGGTCGCCAAGAAGTGCGGATTGTCCGCGTCTTACAACAGCGTAAAAAACAGATTGTTGGTCGTTTTTTCTTAGAAGATGGTATTGGTTATGTAGTACCTGACGATAGTCGAATTAATCGCGACATTTTAATTCCGAATGAACACCGCCAAGGCGCTCGTATGGGACAAGTGGTTGTAGTTGAATTAAAACCACGTACCGCAACATTTAGCCAACCTGTTGGAATGATTAGCGAAATTCTCGGTGAAAATATGGCAAAAGGGATGGAGGTGGAAATTGCTATCCGTAATCATGATATTCCCCATGTTTTTCCAGACGCGGTCCTCAAACAAGTTTCTAAACTGAGTGAAGAAGTACCGGAAGAAGCCAAATCAGGACGTATTGATTTACGCCATCTTCCGTTAGTCACCATTGATGGTGAAGATGCTCGCGATTTTGACGATGCGGTTTTTTGCCAGAAAAAACGTGGAGGCGGTTGGAAACTGTGGGTTGCCATTGCCGATGTCAGCTACTATGTTCGTTTACGTACTGCCCTTGATACCGAAGCACATGCGCGTGGAAACTCGGTATATTTCCCAAATCGCGTTGTTCCTATGCTACCGGAAATCCTCTCCAATGGACTTTGTTCATTAAACCCACAAGTCGATCGCTTATGTATGGTCTGTGAGCTGAATGTTTCAGCAAAAGGTAAAATCACAGGCTATGAATTTTATGAAGCGGTCATGAACTCTCATGCTCGCTTAACCTATACCAAAGTTGCTCGTATTTTAGAGGACGATGAAGAACTTTGTACTCGTTATCAAGCACTGGTTCCCCATTTAAAAGAACTCCATGTAATGTACCAAGCCTTAGTGGAAGCCCGTCATCAACGTGGCGCCATTGACTTTGAAACCATTGAAAGTAAGTTTGTGTTTAATGAAATGGGGCGAATCGAACGGATTGAGCCTGTTATTCGTAATGATGCGCATAAAATCATTGAAGAATGTATGATCCTCGCCAATATTGCGGCGGCAAACTTTATGGAAAAACATCAAGAGCCAGCCCTTTTCCGTATTCATGCGGGTCCAAGCGAAGAAAAAGTGACGGGCTTCCGCCAATTCCTCAGTGAATGTGGTTTAAGCCTTGAAGGTGGCAGTAAACCAAGTACCGCAGACTACGCTAAATTATTGGAGCAAATTCGCGAACGTCCAGATCATGAGTTATTGCAAACCATGTTATTACGTTCGTTAAGTCAAGCCGTTTATCATCCTGACAATATTGGGCACTTTGGGCTTGCACTCGAAGAATATGCGCATTTTACTTCGCCAATTCGCCGTTATCCTGATTTGACTTTGCATCGTGGGATTAAATACTTGTTAGCCAAACTAAAAGGCTCGAAACGGAGAACCACTGATACGGGAGGGTATCACTATACACTTGATGACATGGATGTATTAGGCGACCACTGCTCCATGACAGAACGACGGGCCGATGATGCCACTCGTGATGTTGCAGACTGGCTAAAATGCGAATATATGCAAGATCATGTAGGCGAAGAATTTACAGGTGTGATTTCATCTGTGACAGGTTTTGGCTTATTTGTCCGCTTAGATGACCTCTTTATTGATGGCTTAGTCCACATTTCTACCTTAGATAACGACTACTACCAATTTGATCTCGCTCGACAACGTTTAATCGGTGAAAATAGTGGTATGATCTACCGCATTGGCGATAAGGTAAAAATCCGTGTGGAAGCAGTTAGCCTTGAACAACGCCAAGTGGATTTTTCTTTAGTGTCGAGTGAGCGTAAACCATTACGAGAAGGCAAAACAGCCAAAGACAAGCTCAAGAAAAATGCACGCTACGCTGAAAGTCTCGAAAAACAACGCCATAAACGTAAACCAAGCACCAGTAAAAGTGCGGTAAGAAAAACAAGCGTTGTTAAACCATCAACAACCACGAAAAAAGCCAGTAAGAAATCAGCTAAAAAGAGAAAGTAGATGAGTGAAAATATTTATGGCATTCATGCAGTAAGTGCCTTTTTAAACAACGCGCCAGAGCGTTTAATTGAAGTTTATGCACTCAAAGGGCGCGACGATAAACGTTTACAACCTTTGCTCAATGAACTTCATCGGTTGGGTATTACTATCCAATTTGTTAATCGCCAAACCCTTGATAAAAAAGCAGAGGGCGAAGTACACCAAGGCATCATGGCACGTGTTCAGCCAGCGAAAGAATTGAATGAAGCAGATTTAGATACGCTTTTACAAAATCAGTCCAATCCGTTGCTATTAGTGTTAGATGGTGTGACTGATCCACATAACTTAGGTGCTTGTTTGCGTACTGCGGATGCAGCGGGCGTGTGTGCTGTGATAGTACCAAAAGATAAATCTGCCCAATTAACCGCTATCGCACGTAAAGTAGCTTGTGGTGCCGCTGAAGTCGTGCCATTAATCCGTGTAACCAACCTCGCGCGCACTTTGCGTGAATTACAGCAGAAGCACAACATTTGGGTGGTTGGTACTGCAGGTGAAGCCACAAATACGCTCTATCAAACGCAATTAACAGGGGGCTTAGCCCTTGTAATGGGAGCGGAAGGTGAAGGGATGCGTCGTTTAACGCGTGAGCATTGTGATCAACTGATTAGTATTCCAATGGCGGGTTCAGTCTCTTCGCTGAATGTTTCTGTGGCGACAGGGGTTTGCTTATTTGAAATTGTCAGACAGCGTTTAGCTTAAACTGAGAGTAAAACTGAGCGCACTTTATTGCCATAAAAAAGCGTAATGAAATTTTTCATTACGCTTTTTGTTCATTAATACGCTTTATTTGATCACACCGCAAGCCATACGTGGACCGCCACCACCTAATGGTGCTGGGTGATCATCATGGTTATCACCGCCCTCATGAATCATTAATGAACGCCCTTTCACGTCGTCCAAATGTTTCAAACGTGGCGCTAACACTGGGTTATTTGCAGTACCATCTTGGTTCACGACTAACGCAGGTAAATCACCTAAATGGGCATCATCCGACCACGGGTAACCATGTTTACCTGCATTTTTAGGATCCCAATGTCCACCAGCTGCCAACCCCGCTACTAACTTGCCGTCTTTTTCTTTGGCATCGCAGCTTGGGTTTTGATGAATATGGAAACCATGCAAACCCGCCGTTAAATTTTTCAATTCTGGCGTAAAGACCAAACCATAAGCAGATTCAGTAATCACGACTTTACCGATTTCTTGATTACCTTTAACCGGATCCAGCAACTCTACTTTCACTTCTAGCATTTCGCCGGTATGTTTATGTTCCACCGCATGATTATGCGCAAATGCAGAAGCCACCATACCACAAGAAAACATCAGGGCTAATACTGTTTTTTTCATATTAATCTCCTTGTTGAGTGTAAAATAATGCTAAATCGCCGGGTTATTTTACTGCAATGATGGTGGCTTTTTAGCGCTTTTGTAAAAGCGTTTTTAAGAAGCGTGCGGTATGTGAACCTTTCACTTCAGCGACCTGTTCTGGTGTGCCTGTGGCAATAATTTGTCCACCGCCATTCCCCCCTTCAGGACCTAAATCAATAATCCAATCGGCTGTTTTGATCACATCTAAATTGTGCTCAATCACCACTATCGTATTGCCTTGATCACGTAAACGATGCAAGACTGTTAATAGCTGTTTAATATCAGCAAAATGTAAACCTGTCGTCGGTTCATCTAATACATACAAAGTTTTCCCTGTATCACGTTTTGAAAGCT
It contains:
- the leuD gene encoding 3-isopropylmalate dehydratase small subunit, with translation MPKEFKQHTGIAVPLDASNVDTDAIIPKQFLQKVTRIGFGQHLFHEWRFLDDEGKQPNPDFVLNYPRYQGASILLARENFGCGSSREHAPWALDDYGIRVIIAPSFADIFYGNSLNNQMLPIRLSDEEVEELFQFVNANEGATITVDLETQKVSANNKVYSFEIDPFRRHCLLNGLDNIGLTLQHEAKIAEYESNIPAFLR
- a CDS encoding pyridoxamine 5'-phosphate oxidase family protein, whose product is MHKRVVDFIKKQYLFTLACTENNLPWANAFYYVFDEKENRLIYITGDQTHHAKVLRNNSRVAGTIFVPTKFVPSLQGVQFTGRSSQLFSTQAEQARALYKTEYSHHLIDQLTVWQVELEYVRLVDNSLGLFSTIEWRKGQVAEETDHYA
- the mreD gene encoding rod shape-determining protein MreD, yielding MQKRFILQWLILICTFIVALVMEIAPWPTDFQNFKPAWLVLVLLYWTLALPNKVSIGSAFVLGVIWDLVLGSILGVHALVLSLFTYLVALNHLVLRNLSLWMQSLLVIIFVFSIRFSIFLIELLLHSASFNWQESYGALASGLLWPWVFLLLRKIRRQLQLH
- the mreC gene encoding rod shape-determining protein MreC encodes the protein MKPIFGKAPPLGLRLILAILASIALIVSDGQSNAMIKARSIMETAVGGLYYLANTPRTVLDGVSDNLVDTNKLQIENRVLRDQLREKNADLLLLDQLKVENQRLRLLLNSPLRTDEYKKIAEVLTAETDVYRKQVVINQGQRDGAYVGQPIIDEKGIVGQLISVGENTSRVLLLTDVTHSIPVQVLRNDVRLIASGTGRNDELSLDHVPRSVDIVKGDLLVTSGLGGRFLEGYPVAIVESVSRDGQNYFATVTAKPLASIERLRYVLLLWPTNEEMRKVQSISPADIRRTVQQRLENQGVEAGKVTKTLVKEENDNNPVEADEPSPVLENPAENHPLPTVTESPSREEP
- a CDS encoding rod shape-determining protein, with the protein product MLFKKIRGLFSNDLSIDLGTANTLIYVKGQGIVLDEPSVVAIRQERSGALKSIAAVGRDAKLMLGRTPKSIAAIRPMKDGVIADFFVTEKMLQYFIKQVHSSNFMRPSPRVLVCVPAGATQVERRAIKESAIGAGAREVYLIEEPMAAAIGAKLPVSTATGSMVIDIGGGTTEVAVISLNGIVYSSSVRIGGDRFDEAIISYVRKTFGSIIGEPTAERIKQEIGSAFIQEGDEVREIEVHGHNLAEGAPRSFKLTSRDVLEAIQAPLNGIVAAVRTALEECQPEHAADIFERGMVLTGGGALIRNIDVLLSKETGVPVIIADDPLTCVARGGGEALEMIDMHGGDIFSDDI
- the rnr gene encoding ribonuclease R, which translates into the protein MAKIKNNPHLQDPNYQEELAKYENPIPSREFILDTIRQHNAPISKEELLTTFAIQNEEQQEAMRRRLRAMENDGQLVFTKRKRYALPEKLDLLKGTVLGHRDGYGFLQVEGKDSDWFIPNSQMQRVMHGDYVLAQPSGFDRRGRQEVRIVRVLQQRKKQIVGRFFLEDGIGYVVPDDSRINRDILIPNEHRQGARMGQVVVVELKPRTATFSQPVGMISEILGENMAKGMEVEIAIRNHDIPHVFPDAVLKQVSKLSEEVPEEAKSGRIDLRHLPLVTIDGEDARDFDDAVFCQKKRGGGWKLWVAIADVSYYVRLRTALDTEAHARGNSVYFPNRVVPMLPEILSNGLCSLNPQVDRLCMVCELNVSAKGKITGYEFYEAVMNSHARLTYTKVARILEDDEELCTRYQALVPHLKELHVMYQALVEARHQRGAIDFETIESKFVFNEMGRIERIEPVIRNDAHKIIEECMILANIAAANFMEKHQEPALFRIHAGPSEEKVTGFRQFLSECGLSLEGGSKPSTADYAKLLEQIRERPDHELLQTMLLRSLSQAVYHPDNIGHFGLALEEYAHFTSPIRRYPDLTLHRGIKYLLAKLKGSKRRTTDTGGYHYTLDDMDVLGDHCSMTERRADDATRDVADWLKCEYMQDHVGEEFTGVISSVTGFGLFVRLDDLFIDGLVHISTLDNDYYQFDLARQRLIGENSGMIYRIGDKVKIRVEAVSLEQRQVDFSLVSSERKPLREGKTAKDKLKKNARYAESLEKQRHKRKPSTSKSAVRKTSVVKPSTTTKKASKKSAKKRK
- the rlmB gene encoding 23S rRNA (guanosine(2251)-2'-O)-methyltransferase RlmB yields the protein MSENIYGIHAVSAFLNNAPERLIEVYALKGRDDKRLQPLLNELHRLGITIQFVNRQTLDKKAEGEVHQGIMARVQPAKELNEADLDTLLQNQSNPLLLVLDGVTDPHNLGACLRTADAAGVCAVIVPKDKSAQLTAIARKVACGAAEVVPLIRVTNLARTLRELQQKHNIWVVGTAGEATNTLYQTQLTGGLALVMGAEGEGMRRLTREHCDQLISIPMAGSVSSLNVSVATGVCLFEIVRQRLA
- the sodC gene encoding superoxide dismutase family protein, which translates into the protein MKKTVLALMFSCGMVASAFAHNHAVEHKHTGEMLEVKVELLDPVKGNQEIGKVVITESAYGLVFTPELKNLTAGLHGFHIHQNPSCDAKEKDGKLVAGLAAGGHWDPKNAGKHGYPWSDDAHLGDLPALVVNQDGTANNPVLAPRLKHLDDVKGRSLMIHEGGDNHDDHPAPLGGGGPRMACGVIK